From the genome of Arcobacter sp. F155, one region includes:
- a CDS encoding diaminobutyrate--2-oxoglutarate transaminase: MANETITFEKNESEIRAYCRAVPTVFKKSKNAVMTDENDKEFVDFFAGAGVLNFGHNNPKMQEAIIDFIQRDGVVHSLDMFTDVKREFIDTFVETILKPRGWEDRKLQFTGPTGTNAVEGALKLARKVTGRTEVVAFNRGFHGMTLGALACTANNAFRSSSGVPLTHVIRDTFNDMEALENLRQKMFDLASGMLPPAAFIVEPVQAEGGVRVATKEWLQGVQKLANDTGALFILDSIQCGSGRCGSYFSFDDLDIDPDIIILAKGLGGLGTPIGMLINKPEVDKAWSPGQHTGTFRGQGLSFVAGKVGIEYFKDEEFNNETKRKGNIIREVLDELNSKYSKVVDVRQKGMMLAIEFDSADTVKEITANCYKNGLIIAACSTGEIIKFIPPLTIEDDVLNEGLNRFVASVEAVLG; this comes from the coding sequence ATGGCAAATGAAACAATAACTTTTGAAAAAAATGAATCAGAGATTAGAGCATATTGTAGAGCAGTTCCAACTGTATTTAAAAAGTCAAAAAATGCTGTTATGACAGATGAAAATGACAAAGAGTTTGTTGACTTCTTTGCAGGTGCAGGGGTTTTAAACTTTGGACACAATAACCCTAAAATGCAAGAAGCAATTATAGATTTTATTCAAAGAGATGGTGTTGTTCACTCTTTAGATATGTTTACAGATGTAAAAAGAGAATTCATAGATACTTTTGTTGAAACAATTTTAAAACCACGTGGATGGGAAGATAGAAAACTTCAATTTACAGGACCAACTGGAACAAATGCAGTTGAAGGGGCATTGAAACTTGCAAGAAAAGTTACAGGAAGAACAGAAGTTGTTGCTTTTAATAGAGGATTTCATGGAATGACACTTGGAGCTTTAGCTTGTACAGCTAATAATGCTTTTAGAAGTAGCTCAGGTGTTCCTTTAACTCATGTTATTAGAGATACGTTCAATGATATGGAAGCCTTAGAAAACTTACGACAAAAAATGTTTGATTTAGCATCAGGAATGCTTCCTCCAGCAGCATTTATTGTTGAGCCTGTTCAAGCAGAAGGTGGTGTTAGAGTTGCTACAAAAGAGTGGCTACAAGGTGTTCAAAAACTAGCAAATGACACAGGTGCACTATTTATTCTTGATAGTATTCAATGTGGTAGTGGAAGATGTGGTAGTTACTTTAGTTTTGACGACCTTGACATTGACCCAGATATTATTATTTTAGCAAAAGGTCTTGGTGGTCTTGGAACTCCTATTGGCATGCTAATTAATAAACCTGAAGTAGATAAAGCTTGGAGTCCAGGACAACATACTGGAACATTTAGAGGCCAAGGACTATCTTTTGTTGCTGGTAAAGTTGGTATTGAGTACTTTAAAGATGAAGAGTTTAACAATGAAACAAAAAGAAAAGGAAATATTATTAGAGAAGTTTTAGATGAACTAAACTCTAAATACTCAAAAGTAGTTGATGTAAGACAAAAAGGAATGATGTTAGCAATTGAGTTTGATAGTGCTGATACAGTAAAAGAGATAACTGCAAACTGCTACAAAAATGGCTTAATCATTGCAGCTTGCTCAACGGGAGAGATTATTAAATTTATTCCACCTTTAACAATAGAAGATGATGTTTTAAATGAAGGTCTAAATAGATTTGTTGCTTCAGTAGAAGCAGTTTTAGGATAA
- a CDS encoding NAD-dependent succinate-semialdehyde dehydrogenase translates to MGYSNTHFKSINPYTQETVYEIKMHTLQEAREILEKAQDVFETTWEDTSYEKRAELLNAVAKEMKDNLDYYALPMTEEMGKPINEARGEVNKAAWAAEHYAQFGEDYLKTEFLESDATESYVQYLPIGVTLGILPWNAPFWLAFRYLAPALMSGNACVMKHDSHTPLCAVRIIEAFEKAGAPKNLVQNLVVGHESLESVIRNPIVKGVSLTGSSKAGASVGAIAGSEIKPVVLELGGSDPAIVLADTSDLEKAADTIVLSRYINAGQSCIAAKRIIVEEPIYEEFIELLKTRFEKLKLGDPKDESTTIGPIARKELVEEMHNQVDRSIQAGARLVLGGQRHEGQGFFFPVTMLVDVNPGMVVSCQETFGPIAAVIKAKDEKEAIKIANDTEYGLGGSIWTGDVEKGKKLASKIVTGQVSVNGIVKSDPRLPSGGVKKSGLGKELGPHGIKMFVNTQQVWVGPVK, encoded by the coding sequence ATGGGATACAGCAATACACACTTTAAATCAATCAATCCATATACACAAGAGACTGTATATGAAATAAAAATGCATACACTACAAGAAGCTCGAGAAATTTTAGAAAAAGCCCAAGATGTTTTTGAAACAACTTGGGAAGATACAAGTTATGAAAAAAGAGCAGAACTTTTAAATGCCGTAGCAAAAGAGATGAAAGACAATCTTGACTACTATGCACTTCCTATGACAGAAGAGATGGGAAAACCTATCAACGAAGCAAGAGGAGAAGTAAACAAAGCTGCTTGGGCAGCTGAACACTATGCACAATTTGGTGAGGACTATTTAAAAACTGAATTTTTAGAATCTGATGCAACTGAAAGTTATGTACAATACCTTCCTATAGGAGTTACTCTTGGTATTTTACCTTGGAATGCACCATTTTGGTTAGCATTTAGATATTTAGCACCTGCACTTATGTCTGGAAATGCTTGTGTTATGAAACATGATTCCCACACTCCACTTTGTGCAGTAAGAATTATTGAGGCCTTTGAAAAAGCAGGTGCTCCTAAAAACTTAGTTCAAAACTTAGTAGTAGGACATGAAAGTTTAGAATCAGTTATTAGAAATCCTATTGTAAAAGGTGTATCTTTAACAGGTTCATCAAAAGCAGGTGCAAGTGTTGGTGCTATAGCAGGAAGTGAAATAAAACCAGTAGTTTTAGAATTAGGTGGAAGTGACCCAGCTATTGTATTAGCTGATACAAGTGATTTAGAAAAAGCTGCTGATACTATTGTTCTTTCAAGATATATCAATGCAGGACAGTCTTGTATTGCAGCAAAAAGAATTATAGTAGAAGAGCCAATCTATGAAGAGTTTATTGAACTTTTAAAAACAAGATTTGAAAAACTTAAACTAGGTGACCCAAAAGATGAATCAACTACTATTGGACCTATTGCAAGGAAAGAGCTAGTTGAAGAAATGCACAATCAAGTAGATAGATCTATACAAGCTGGGGCTAGACTTGTTTTAGGAGGACAAAGACATGAAGGTCAAGGCTTCTTCTTCCCTGTAACAATGCTTGTAGATGTGAATCCTGGAATGGTAGTATCATGCCAAGAAACATTTGGACCAATTGCAGCAGTAATAAAAGCAAAAGATGAAAAAGAAGCTATAAAAATAGCAAACGATACAGAGTATGGTCTTGGTGGTTCAATCTGGACAGGAGATGTTGAAAAAGGAAAAAAACTAGCAAGCAAAATTGTTACAGGACAAGTTTCTGTAAATGGTATTGTTAAATCAGATCCTAGACTTCCAAGTGGAGGGGTAAAAAAATCAGGTCTAGGAAAAGAGTTAGGACCACATGGTATTAAAATGTTTGTAAATACTCAACAAGTATGGGTAGGTCCAGTCAAATAG
- a CDS encoding M24 family metallopeptidase: MQAKLPFTKKEYIQRIRKVKAMMQQRRIDVLLATDPGNMNWLTGYDGWSFYVHQGVIISLDEEEPIWFGRLMDRNAALIKCYMKEDNLYGYPEKYVQNLDEHPMTWIGENIINKKGWGKVNIATERDNYYYSAEAHFRLMATLPNANFINANNLVNWARGKKSKKEIEYMKIAGRITQKIHQRVLDIVRVGIPKSHVVSQIYETAIEGVDGFGGDYPSIVPLLPSGPDASASHITWDDRPFKRKEATFFEISGCYKRYHAPMSRTIFMGKPEQKFLDAQNALQEAIHAGLEEAKPGNRTCDIANAVDKVMKKFGIDRNGARCGYPIGVSYPPDWGERTCSLRASDLTVLEAGMTFHFMPGIWQDDWGMEITESILITDDGVETLCDFPRKLFIK; this comes from the coding sequence ATGCAAGCAAAATTACCTTTTACTAAAAAAGAGTATATTCAAAGAATCAGAAAAGTAAAAGCAATGATGCAACAAAGAAGAATTGATGTTTTACTTGCTACTGACCCAGGGAATATGAACTGGCTTACAGGATATGATGGATGGTCTTTTTATGTTCATCAAGGAGTAATAATCAGTCTTGATGAAGAAGAGCCTATTTGGTTTGGAAGACTTATGGATAGAAATGCAGCCTTGATAAAATGCTATATGAAAGAAGATAATTTATATGGCTATCCTGAAAAGTATGTACAAAACCTAGACGAACACCCAATGACTTGGATTGGAGAAAATATTATCAATAAAAAAGGTTGGGGAAAAGTAAATATTGCAACAGAAAGAGATAACTATTACTATTCAGCAGAAGCACACTTTAGATTAATGGCAACTCTTCCAAATGCAAACTTTATAAATGCAAACAACCTAGTAAATTGGGCAAGGGGCAAAAAGAGTAAAAAAGAGATTGAGTATATGAAGATTGCAGGAAGAATCACTCAAAAAATACATCAAAGAGTACTTGATATTGTAAGAGTTGGTATTCCTAAAAGTCATGTTGTATCACAAATCTATGAAACTGCCATTGAAGGAGTCGATGGTTTTGGAGGAGACTACCCTTCTATAGTTCCCTTACTTCCATCAGGGCCAGATGCATCAGCTTCTCATATTACATGGGATGATAGACCTTTTAAAAGAAAAGAAGCAACATTTTTTGAGATATCAGGCTGTTATAAAAGATACCATGCACCAATGTCAAGAACAATTTTTATGGGAAAACCTGAACAAAAGTTTCTTGATGCCCAAAATGCTTTACAAGAAGCTATTCATGCTGGATTAGAAGAAGCAAAACCAGGAAATAGAACTTGTGACATAGCAAATGCTGTAGACAAGGTAATGAAAAAATTTGGAATAGATAGAAATGGTGCAAGATGTGGCTATCCAATTGGAGTTAGTTATCCACCAGATTGGGGTGAGAGAACTTGCAGTTTAAGAGCTTCAGATTTAACAGTTTTAGAAGCAGGTATGACCTTTCACTTTATGCCAGGAATTTGGCAAGATGATTGGGGAATGGAGATTACGGAGAGTATTCTAATTACAGATGATGGAGTAGAAACACTATGTGATTTTCCAAGAAAGCTATTCATAAAATGA
- the doeB2 gene encoding N(2)-acetyl-L-2,4-diaminobutanoate deacetylase DoeB2 translates to MYKNFDEVIDYAINFRHNLHKNPELKWEETNTAKNIREVLEQHGIPFKTYANTGTVGLLAQDKKGPHIALRGDIDALPLEEKTDVAYKSQKPQCMHACGHDGHTATLIAAAIWLKQNEDKLPNPVSLVFQPAEEGGHGAKKMIEEGCLEGVDMIFGWHNWPAIKFGQAVCPDGTVMAGNGTFHIDVKGKGGHSSQPEICKDPVLASSAITLALQQIVARQIAPQDSVVVSVTSIDARSELTTIPDNAKIEGSIRVPTIELKQFVFEQIEKITKDVAKSYNVEVEIELRDRYQATINHEIQASMMREALKKTLGENWQSNIATPIMASEDFSYYLNTIPGAFALIGSDDGIEKHQKPCHNVYYDFNDKLIKPASTTLMRLANFDIN, encoded by the coding sequence ATGTATAAAAATTTTGATGAAGTAATAGATTATGCAATAAATTTTAGACATAATTTACATAAAAACCCTGAATTAAAATGGGAAGAAACTAATACTGCAAAAAATATTAGAGAAGTTTTAGAACAACATGGAATTCCTTTTAAAACCTATGCAAATACAGGAACTGTCGGTTTACTGGCTCAAGATAAAAAAGGCCCTCATATTGCCTTAAGAGGAGATATTGATGCCTTACCTTTAGAAGAGAAAACTGATGTAGCATATAAATCACAAAAACCTCAATGTATGCATGCTTGTGGACATGATGGACATACAGCTACCTTAATAGCTGCTGCAATTTGGTTAAAACAAAATGAAGACAAACTTCCAAACCCTGTTTCATTAGTTTTCCAGCCTGCTGAAGAAGGAGGACATGGAGCTAAAAAGATGATTGAAGAAGGTTGTTTAGAAGGTGTTGATATGATATTTGGTTGGCATAATTGGCCAGCTATAAAGTTTGGTCAAGCAGTTTGCCCAGATGGTACAGTTATGGCAGGAAATGGAACTTTTCATATTGATGTAAAAGGAAAAGGTGGACACTCTTCTCAACCTGAAATTTGTAAAGACCCAGTTTTAGCTTCAAGTGCTATAACTTTGGCTTTACAACAAATTGTTGCAAGACAAATTGCTCCTCAAGATAGTGTAGTAGTTTCAGTGACATCAATTGACGCAAGAAGTGAACTTACTACCATTCCTGATAATGCAAAAATAGAAGGAAGCATTAGAGTTCCTACAATTGAGCTAAAACAGTTTGTTTTTGAACAAATAGAAAAGATTACAAAAGATGTAGCAAAATCTTATAATGTAGAAGTTGAAATTGAATTAAGAGATAGATATCAAGCAACAATAAATCATGAAATACAAGCTTCCATGATGAGAGAAGCTTTAAAGAAAACTCTTGGCGAAAACTGGCAAAGTAATATAGCTACACCAATTATGGCAAGTGAAGACTTTAGTTACTACTTAAATACAATCCCTGGTGCTTTTGCACTTATTGGAAGTGATGATGGAATTGAGAAACATCAAAAACCTTGTCACAATGTATATTATGACTTTAATGATAAGCTTATAAAACCAGCTAGTACTACACTTATGAGACTAGCTAATTTTGATATTAATTAA
- a CDS encoding TonB-dependent receptor: MKKIISLSMACTLSLLANETIDLPLVEVSEKVNKKVVNNISSEQIKSADLAETLTKKVPSISLVRRSGIANDIILRGAKKDNINILIDDSKIYGACPNRMDPATSHVLTNNIETVEVIEGPYDIENFGTLSGLVKVKTKEPSEKLSGEVNLNLGSYGYKKGSFTVSGGNEHVKLLLSASKEESDQYKDGDGNDFLEQQIEKNVPVANRYKSDDIEAYEKETILTKAIFNIDDSSEITVSYTANRSDNVLYPNTPMDADYDDSDIYTFDYTKRNLGEYSKELNLEYYYSKVDHPMSTALRNRTTGMMPPMAIITNHMKSSIWGTKLKNKLDIANGELLVGLDTSTRNWRGRMYNSTGTMDSTSLSSTDTRNIAMFSSFKKSFGALDLEVGARYDDTEIDVTDSSKTDRDYNELNGHIFSIYNLDKDTKIFAGIGKSSRVPDARELYYGSTNHDLEATKNYEIDLGFEKTIGDFNVKTKLFYSKLDDYIYNMGAGVFENIDAKIYGTSVNGYYLLNDEFILDYGLAYQRGKKDGNYADKDLAEIPPLKMNLSLTYQKDVSKFTTELIAVDNWNEYDSSANEQNLDGYAVVNMKYDRELNKNFNLTLGVDNLFDKTYASTNTYQDIKYIPTAGEQTLINDPGRYFYVNLKYSF, encoded by the coding sequence ATGAAAAAGATTATTTCTTTATCTATGGCTTGTACATTATCTTTACTTGCTAATGAAACTATTGACCTACCTTTAGTTGAAGTTTCTGAAAAAGTTAATAAAAAAGTTGTAAATAATATTAGTAGTGAACAAATAAAATCTGCTGACTTAGCAGAAACACTTACAAAAAAAGTTCCTTCTATAAGTTTAGTAAGAAGAAGTGGTATTGCAAATGATATTATTTTAAGAGGTGCAAAAAAAGATAATATCAATATATTAATTGATGATAGTAAGATTTATGGAGCATGTCCAAATAGAATGGACCCAGCAACTTCTCATGTACTAACAAATAATATAGAAACTGTAGAAGTAATTGAAGGTCCTTATGATATTGAAAATTTTGGTACATTAAGTGGTTTAGTTAAAGTTAAAACAAAAGAACCAAGTGAAAAGCTAAGTGGTGAAGTTAATCTAAACCTAGGAAGTTATGGTTATAAAAAAGGTTCATTTACTGTTAGTGGTGGAAATGAACATGTAAAACTTTTATTATCAGCTTCAAAAGAAGAATCAGACCAATATAAAGATGGTGATGGTAATGACTTTTTAGAGCAACAAATTGAAAAAAATGTTCCTGTTGCAAATAGATATAAAAGTGATGATATTGAAGCTTATGAAAAAGAGACTATTTTAACAAAAGCAATTTTTAATATTGATGATTCTTCTGAAATAACTGTGTCGTATACTGCAAATAGAAGTGATAATGTTTTATATCCAAATACTCCAATGGATGCAGATTATGATGATTCAGATATTTATACATTTGATTATACGAAAAGAAATCTAGGAGAATATTCAAAAGAGTTAAACTTAGAATACTACTACTCAAAAGTTGACCACCCAATGAGTACAGCTTTAAGAAATAGAACAACTGGAATGATGCCTCCTATGGCAATTATAACTAATCATATGAAATCTTCAATTTGGGGAACAAAACTAAAAAATAAGTTAGATATTGCAAATGGTGAATTATTAGTTGGACTTGATACAAGTACAAGAAACTGGAGAGGTAGAATGTATAACTCTACAGGTACCATGGATAGTACTTCACTATCATCAACTGATACAAGAAATATTGCAATGTTCTCTTCTTTCAAAAAATCATTTGGAGCTCTTGATTTAGAAGTAGGTGCAAGATATGATGATACTGAAATTGATGTTACTGATTCATCTAAAACAGATAGAGACTATAATGAATTAAATGGACATATTTTCTCTATTTATAATCTTGATAAAGATACTAAAATCTTTGCAGGTATTGGTAAATCTTCAAGGGTTCCAGATGCAAGAGAGTTATACTATGGTTCAACAAACCATGATTTAGAAGCTACAAAAAACTATGAAATAGATTTAGGGTTTGAAAAAACTATTGGTGATTTCAATGTAAAAACTAAACTATTCTATTCAAAACTTGATGACTATATTTATAATATGGGAGCAGGGGTTTTTGAAAATATTGATGCAAAAATTTATGGTACAAGTGTAAACGGGTACTACTTATTAAATGATGAGTTCATTTTAGATTATGGATTAGCTTATCAAAGAGGTAAAAAAGATGGTAATTATGCTGATAAAGATTTAGCAGAAATCCCACCATTAAAAATGAACTTAAGTTTAACATATCAAAAAGATGTATCTAAGTTTACTACAGAGCTTATTGCGGTTGATAACTGGAATGAATATGATAGTTCTGCAAATGAACAGAACTTAGATGGTTATGCAGTTGTAAATATGAAGTATGATAGAGAGTTAAATAAAAACTTTAATTTAACTCTTGGTGTTGATAACTTATTTGACAAAACATATGCTTCAACAAATACTTACCAAGATATAAAATATATTCCTACAGCAGGAGAACAAACTCTTATTAATGACCCAGGAAGATATTTTTACGTAAATTTAAAATACTCTTTTTAA
- the nth gene encoding endonuclease III, whose product MPRLKKATKEEIQIIKEAFQEKYSGAVTELEYKNDYELLIAIILSAQCTDKRVNIITPALFEKYPDVFSLAEASLDDVKELLKTCSFFNNKAKNIIKMAQSVIADYDGDIPHNQKELIKLAGVGNKTANVFMIEFEGANLMAVDTHVFRVSHRLGLSYEKTVEKTEADLVKKLKDDLHIFHQAMVLFGRYTCKALSPDCDNCLFPHVCKTTKSFKPQ is encoded by the coding sequence TTGCCAAGACTTAAAAAAGCAACAAAAGAAGAGATACAAATTATTAAAGAAGCCTTCCAAGAAAAATATTCAGGTGCTGTTACTGAGTTAGAATATAAAAATGACTATGAGTTATTAATAGCTATTATTCTTTCAGCACAATGTACTGATAAAAGAGTAAATATTATTACTCCAGCTTTATTTGAAAAGTATCCTGATGTTTTTTCACTTGCTGAAGCTTCTTTAGATGATGTAAAAGAGTTACTTAAAACTTGTTCATTTTTTAATAATAAAGCAAAAAATATTATAAAAATGGCACAAAGTGTTATTGCCGATTATGATGGGGATATTCCACATAATCAAAAAGAGCTTATCAAACTAGCAGGAGTAGGAAATAAAACTGCTAATGTATTTATGATTGAGTTTGAGGGCGCAAATTTAATGGCTGTTGATACTCATGTATTTAGAGTTTCTCATAGACTTGGACTTTCATATGAAAAAACAGTTGAAAAAACTGAAGCTGATTTAGTAAAAAAATTAAAAGATGATTTGCATATTTTTCATCAAGCAATGGTTTTATTTGGAAGATATACATGTAAAGCATTAAGTCCTGATTGCGACAATTGTTTATTTCCCCATGTATGCAAAACAACAAAGTCTTTTAAACCACAATAA